A window from Lachnoanaerobaculum umeaense encodes these proteins:
- a CDS encoding MBL fold metallo-hydrolase — MELKFTGIGAAYYPVLGSNCAFFEHDNCLYLIDCGESTFKAMFSRNEIYDYDNIVVLLTHLHADHIGSLGSFLSFCKNVLDKKVLLAAEEDTIVNILDQSGVHTDKYNFTTDFKECEADGLSIYVKRESHATDMLCCGFIFECNGEKIYYSGDTSNVPSDILNAFLSGEIKTMYQECTFLDTDSTSHFSLKKLCEIIPYEERQRVYCMHLGDDIEDDIVKAGFRVPKIV; from the coding sequence ATGGAATTAAAATTCACCGGAATAGGAGCGGCATATTACCCGGTGCTGGGAAGTAATTGTGCATTTTTTGAGCATGATAACTGTCTGTACTTAATAGACTGTGGAGAGAGTACTTTTAAAGCTATGTTTTCACGTAATGAAATATATGATTATGATAATATAGTTGTACTGCTTACACACCTTCATGCTGATCATATCGGTAGTCTGGGATCTTTTCTTTCTTTTTGTAAAAATGTACTTGATAAAAAAGTATTATTGGCAGCTGAGGAAGATACCATTGTAAATATATTGGATCAAAGTGGAGTTCACACTGATAAATATAATTTCACAACAGACTTCAAAGAATGCGAAGCGGACGGATTATCTATTTATGTGAAGAGAGAAAGCCATGCTACAGATATGTTATGTTGCGGATTTATTTTTGAATGTAATGGAGAAAAGATATATTACAGTGGTGATACAAGCAATGTTCCGTCTGATATTTTAAACGCCTTTCTATCAGGAGAAATAAAGACTATGTATCAAGAATGTACATTCCTAGATACAGACAGTACATCACATTTTTCTCTTAAGAAATTATGTGAGATTATTCCGTATGAAGAAAGACAACGTGTTTATTGCATGCATTTAGGAGATGATATTGAAGATGATATTGTTAAAGCAGGATTTCGTGTTCCGAAGATAGTATAA
- a CDS encoding carbohydrate ABC transporter permease: MKKNKRKSDFRWRKEVTLLPSYIIGIIWAFFTIFMIGWIIAASLSSTKEVFTGNVLSTGLHFENYTKAFFRNKALMNLLNSVIYTVPSCFLTIIVSAPAAYCLTRFKFKFNGLIKKSIITALGIPGIMIVMPLFSIVSTLKLSGTHLTLIFIYTATSVPYTTFFLMAFFQGISDVYEEAAAIDGCGPIQCFWRIMFPLAQPAIMTVTIFNFISRWNEYFMALIFANKSELRPVGVGLYQTVQSMMQSGDWAGMFASVVIVFMPTVIIYLFLSDKIVAGVTSGGVKG, from the coding sequence ATGAAGAAAAATAAAAGAAAGTCCGATTTCAGATGGAGAAAAGAAGTTACTTTATTACCTAGTTATATTATTGGAATTATTTGGGCCTTTTTTACAATATTTATGATTGGCTGGATTATTGCAGCTTCACTGTCATCAACAAAAGAGGTTTTTACAGGAAATGTATTATCTACCGGGCTACATTTTGAAAATTATACTAAAGCTTTCTTCAGAAATAAAGCATTGATGAATCTTTTAAATTCAGTGATTTATACAGTACCTTCATGTTTTCTCACTATTATAGTGAGCGCACCTGCAGCATACTGCCTTACCAGGTTTAAGTTTAAATTTAACGGTCTGATTAAAAAGAGTATTATTACAGCACTTGGAATTCCCGGTATTATGATTGTTATGCCGCTATTTTCAATTGTCAGTACATTAAAATTGAGTGGAACACATTTGACTTTGATCTTTATATATACGGCAACTTCAGTACCATACACAACTTTCTTTCTAATGGCATTTTTTCAAGGAATATCTGATGTTTATGAAGAGGCTGCGGCAATAGACGGATGTGGTCCGATACAATGCTTTTGGAGAATTATGTTTCCATTGGCACAACCTGCGATTATGACAGTAACAATTTTTAACTTTATAAGCAGATGGAATGAATATTTTATGGCGTTGATTTTTGCCAATAAATCTGAACTTCGCCCTGTAGGTGTAGGTCTTTATCAGACTGTACAATCAATGATGCAATCAGGTGATTGGGCCGGAATGTTTGCATCTGTAGTAATTGTATTTATGCCAACTGTAATTATATACCTATTCCTTTCCGATAAAATTGTGGCAGGGGTGACATCAGGTGGTGTTAAGGGTTAA
- a CDS encoding glycoside hydrolase family 2 protein, whose translation MRIIDDLNNGWLFKKNTEVTDKLVIDESWDMIDVPHTYNGFDGQDGGNDYYKGKAVYVKKLIRPLVSPESDFILNFEGVNSIARIYIDDEFVQEHRGGYSRFRVNITRFFEKKDAIILAVEVDNANHSDVYPQMADFTFYGGIYRNVSLISVPKTRFDIEYYAGSGVAVTSKIDGEDAIIDITAYVKDPLESDMVMVEVRDGSSYEDIGSVVAPAKKITKLSLKIDNAHLWNGIKDPFLYKLSVKLVRHNEVLDNVEVNHGIREFYVDPDKGFFLNGKSVPLRGVSRHQDRLGKGNALIELDHFDDFDLITDVGANSVRLAHYQQDDYFYELCDRYGLIVWAEIPFISRMNRDPKAHENAMDQMKELIYQNYNHSSILFWGISNEITIAGDIPGLTDNLRELDELVKSIDKTRLTTMAQVSMLPMDSEHNQITDILAYNLYFGWYGGKYTDNEVWFDKFRAMHPNRAVGLSEYGCEGIISWHSNTPACKDYTEEYQAEYHEHMAKLLDERPEIWGSYVWNMFDFGCDMRDEGGVQGRNNKGLVTIDRKIKKDSFYVYKAYWSDEQFVHIASKRFAIRSDEKINIKIYSNMEKVKLFVNGEYLGEKEGRKVFVFENVCLDMGVNYIKAVGISEDEEIADRTTFIREEKPFVGYVRPVDEEEEDGVKNWFDDLDTESLDIKKLEFNPEYFSIKDTVEDVVRNDEAGDMLVLIVNQFGAMKIKKSMLGIMGGMLVEEMSSFFSPDKADSEKVFALLNRKLQEIKK comes from the coding sequence ATGAGAATAATAGATGATTTGAACAATGGATGGCTTTTCAAAAAGAATACTGAAGTCACTGATAAATTAGTAATAGATGAGAGCTGGGATATGATAGATGTTCCTCATACCTATAACGGTTTTGACGGACAGGACGGCGGAAATGACTACTATAAAGGAAAAGCTGTATATGTAAAGAAGCTAATAAGACCTCTTGTATCACCTGAGAGTGATTTTATCTTGAATTTTGAAGGTGTAAATTCGATAGCAAGAATATATATTGACGATGAGTTTGTACAGGAGCATAGAGGTGGGTATTCAAGATTTAGAGTTAATATCACAAGATTCTTCGAGAAAAAGGATGCCATTATATTGGCAGTAGAAGTTGATAATGCCAACCATTCTGATGTATACCCTCAGATGGCTGATTTTACATTCTATGGTGGTATATACAGAAATGTAAGCTTGATATCGGTACCTAAGACAAGATTTGATATAGAGTATTATGCCGGTAGCGGAGTGGCAGTTACATCAAAAATAGACGGTGAGGATGCAATAATAGATATTACTGCTTATGTAAAAGATCCTCTGGAATCAGATATGGTTATGGTTGAGGTAAGAGATGGCTCCAGCTATGAAGATATCGGATCGGTTGTTGCACCTGCAAAGAAGATAACAAAGCTAAGTCTTAAGATAGACAATGCACATCTTTGGAATGGTATAAAAGATCCATTCCTTTATAAATTGAGTGTAAAGCTTGTAAGACATAATGAAGTACTTGACAATGTTGAGGTAAATCATGGTATCAGAGAGTTCTATGTAGACCCTGATAAGGGATTTTTCCTAAACGGAAAGAGTGTACCTCTTAGAGGTGTGAGCAGGCATCAGGACAGACTGGGTAAGGGTAATGCGCTTATTGAGTTGGATCACTTTGATGATTTTGATTTGATAACGGATGTAGGTGCCAATAGTGTAAGACTTGCTCATTATCAGCAGGATGATTATTTCTATGAGCTCTGTGACAGATACGGACTTATAGTATGGGCTGAGATTCCTTTTATATCCAGAATGAACAGGGATCCAAAGGCACATGAGAATGCTATGGATCAGATGAAAGAGCTTATTTATCAAAATTATAACCATAGTAGTATACTTTTTTGGGGAATTTCAAATGAGATAACTATTGCAGGAGATATTCCGGGACTTACAGATAATTTAAGAGAGCTTGATGAACTTGTAAAGAGTATAGATAAAACAAGACTTACAACAATGGCACAGGTATCAATGCTCCCTATGGACTCGGAACACAATCAGATTACTGATATACTGGCATACAATCTATACTTTGGATGGTATGGCGGAAAGTATACAGACAATGAAGTATGGTTTGACAAGTTCAGAGCTATGCATCCAAACAGAGCTGTAGGACTTTCAGAGTACGGTTGTGAAGGTATTATAAGTTGGCACTCAAATACACCTGCATGTAAGGATTATACAGAGGAGTATCAGGCTGAGTACCATGAGCATATGGCAAAACTTCTTGATGAGAGACCTGAAATCTGGGGTTCGTATGTTTGGAATATGTTTGACTTTGGCTGTGATATGAGAGATGAAGGCGGTGTTCAGGGTAGAAACAACAAAGGACTTGTAACCATAGACAGAAAAATTAAGAAGGATTCATTCTATGTATACAAGGCATACTGGTCAGACGAGCAATTTGTTCATATCGCAAGCAAGAGATTTGCAATCAGAAGTGATGAAAAAATAAATATAAAGATTTATTCAAATATGGAAAAGGTAAAGTTGTTTGTAAACGGCGAATATCTTGGAGAAAAGGAAGGAAGAAAGGTTTTTGTATTTGAGAATGTATGCCTTGATATGGGTGTAAATTATATAAAAGCGGTAGGTATAAGTGAAGATGAGGAAATAGCTGACAGAACCACATTTATCAGAGAAGAGAAGCCTTTTGTCGGATATGTAAGACCTGTTGATGAAGAGGAAGAGGATGGAGTTAAGAACTGGTTTGATGATTTGGATACGGAAAGTCTTGATATCAAAAAGCTAGAGTTTAATCCGGAATATTTCAGTATAAAAGACACAGTGGAAGATGTAGTCAGAAATGATGAAGCCGGAGATATGTTAGTATTGATTGTAAATCAGTTTGGTGCAATGAAGATTAAAAAGAGTATGCTTGGAATAATGGGTGGCATGCTTGTAGAAGAAATGTCTTCATTTTTCAGTCCTGATAAGGCGGATAGTGAGAAGGTCTTTGCACTTTTGAATAGGAAGTTGCAGGAAATTAAGAAATAA
- a CDS encoding glycerophosphodiester phosphodiesterase family protein, whose product MKNTLHLYNNDNVQVVAHRGAAGSNIPCNTIPAFDIALKGGASILEMDLFKSTDGKIFIFHTGKEPYQLNKNIDLTKLDSEEIKKLRLINVDFNPTQWGINSFDDVLEHFKGRCILNLDRIGDCIPDVINVVERHNMKDQVLLKHAPIPSVLKIIEDVAPDYMFMPIYMEEDNVSEIIEKMNINYIGAELVFKTEESPVIQPEYIESMKKRGKTLWGNAVLYNYKIPLSAGHTDDVSIIDDPDKGWGWLVDHGFDIIQTDWTYQCCKYLKDRGINH is encoded by the coding sequence ATGAAAAATACACTTCATTTATACAATAATGATAATGTACAGGTTGTAGCTCATCGTGGAGCGGCAGGTTCCAATATTCCTTGTAATACAATACCTGCATTTGATATCGCTCTAAAAGGCGGTGCATCAATTTTAGAGATGGATCTTTTTAAAAGTACTGACGGTAAAATATTTATTTTTCATACAGGTAAAGAGCCGTATCAACTTAATAAAAATATTGATCTTACAAAACTGGACAGTGAAGAAATAAAAAAACTTCGTCTTATCAATGTTGATTTCAATCCTACACAATGGGGAATAAATTCTTTTGATGATGTATTAGAGCATTTTAAAGGACGCTGTATTTTAAATCTCGATCGTATAGGGGATTGCATACCTGATGTTATTAATGTAGTTGAAAGACATAACATGAAAGATCAGGTTTTACTTAAACATGCCCCGATTCCAAGCGTTTTAAAGATAATTGAAGATGTGGCACCTGATTATATGTTTATGCCGATATATATGGAAGAAGATAATGTTTCTGAGATAATTGAAAAAATGAATATAAATTATATCGGTGCTGAACTTGTGTTTAAAACAGAAGAGTCCCCTGTGATACAACCTGAATATATAGAGAGTATGAAGAAGAGGGGCAAGACTTTATGGGGGAATGCAGTATTATACAATTATAAAATACCTCTTTCAGCCGGGCATACGGATGATGTCTCAATTATTGATGATCCGGATAAAGGATGGGGGTGGTTAGTTGACCATGGCTTTGATATAATTCAAACTGATTGGACATATCAATGCTGTAAGTATTTAAAGGATAGAGGAATAAACCATTAA
- a CDS encoding ABC transporter substrate-binding protein, giving the protein MRKVLAAALSVAMGMSLVACGGGSSKPAEETTKSAESVADNAKSGDANLSADIEYWSSWSETEAQADALREAADEFMKANPGVKINFTFNGRDNRNLVGSAVSAGTKVTMMDANADNIKSMWSEMTMDLTPYFEESYESTGGEKYVDRIMPSMSGLSAKLFDGKYSYFPYAPQAFMIFCNKNIFDDCGITKYPETWTEFMDACEKIKAKGYTPVTTDSNYATSWVGYYMSRLMGNDEVAKLSNDPSAWGNPKVLEAAKAIEDMAKKGYFDPVIETNTYPNAQQSMVINEKIAMYINGTWLPNEVKESTPDDFKWGSFAFPTVEGGVDDQTSGCYSSYGIAINKDATEEEAKAAAAFGVYVTTAFDQKFSDMANAIPVGVDGVWPDSLKDAQQVISKYTNRYPSQTALILNSNSKQIIADACLKLMGGSITAEEFVEMASKF; this is encoded by the coding sequence ATGAGAAAAGTGTTGGCAGCTGCATTATCGGTAGCAATGGGAATGTCACTGGTAGCTTGTGGTGGTGGATCATCTAAGCCTGCAGAGGAGACTACAAAGTCTGCAGAATCCGTTGCAGATAATGCAAAGAGTGGTGATGCAAATCTAAGTGCAGACATTGAGTATTGGTCAAGTTGGAGTGAAACTGAAGCTCAGGCAGATGCATTAAGGGAAGCAGCAGATGAATTTATGAAGGCTAATCCTGGTGTCAAAATTAATTTTACATTTAACGGTCGTGATAACAGAAACCTGGTTGGCTCAGCAGTATCGGCAGGAACAAAGGTTACAATGATGGATGCTAATGCTGATAATATTAAGTCTATGTGGTCTGAAATGACAATGGATCTTACACCTTATTTTGAAGAGTCATATGAATCAACAGGTGGAGAGAAGTATGTTGATAGAATTATGCCAAGTATGTCGGGATTGTCTGCTAAGCTTTTTGATGGAAAGTATTCATATTTTCCTTACGCACCGCAGGCATTTATGATTTTCTGCAATAAAAACATATTTGATGATTGCGGGATAACAAAATATCCTGAAACCTGGACAGAATTTATGGACGCTTGTGAAAAAATCAAAGCAAAAGGATATACTCCGGTTACTACAGACAGCAATTATGCTACAAGCTGGGTTGGATATTATATGAGCCGCTTAATGGGTAATGATGAGGTCGCAAAATTGAGCAATGATCCGTCAGCCTGGGGTAATCCGAAGGTGTTAGAGGCGGCTAAAGCTATTGAGGATATGGCGAAGAAGGGATACTTTGATCCGGTTATAGAAACCAATACATATCCGAATGCACAGCAAAGTATGGTTATAAATGAAAAAATAGCAATGTACATCAATGGAACATGGCTTCCTAACGAAGTAAAAGAGTCAACACCGGATGATTTCAAATGGGGTTCTTTTGCATTCCCAACTGTAGAAGGTGGGGTTGATGATCAGACATCAGGATGCTACAGTAGCTATGGTATTGCAATCAATAAGGATGCAACAGAGGAAGAAGCTAAGGCGGCAGCAGCTTTTGGAGTTTATGTAACTACAGCGTTTGACCAGAAATTTTCCGATATGGCAAATGCTATTCCTGTCGGTGTTGACGGTGTATGGCCGGATAGTTTAAAAGATGCACAACAGGTTATATCAAAATATACAAACAGATATCCGTCACAGACAGCGCTTATCTTAAATAGTAACAGTAAGCAGATTATTGCGGATGCTTGTTTAAAGCTGATGGGTGGAAGCATTACAGCAGAAGAATTTGTTGAAATGGCATCCAAGTTCTAG
- a CDS encoding carbohydrate ABC transporter permease — MKQTKRSIITFMLPAVVLMVVIFLYPTLRTIAMSLFKVKSVTTPLVDWKFVGFGNFLKLFKTPLFVRSMVNILKIWIYNGIATMVLSMLFALAFTKDIRFKKFFRTIVYLPNVIAAIAVGYMWLLYVYNSRFGLLTTMFARLGLKALADYQWLNSEHMFFSMCIANVFGNVGYFMMMFIAGIEKIPKDYFEAASLEGITGFQRFRHIIFPLTKGVLRTAIVLWTTRTMGFFALSQVFSGVNTYTPMLFTYQTLFGTEVASESVNAGMAAAAAVLMTVIVVIVSMILNHAIKDDNYEI, encoded by the coding sequence ATGAAGCAGACGAAAAGGTCGATTATTACGTTTATGTTACCGGCTGTAGTACTTATGGTAGTTATATTTTTATATCCCACATTAAGAACTATTGCTATGAGCTTGTTTAAGGTAAAGAGTGTTACTACTCCGTTAGTGGACTGGAAATTTGTCGGTTTTGGAAATTTTTTAAAGTTATTTAAAACACCTTTATTTGTCAGATCTATGGTAAATATTCTTAAAATATGGATTTACAACGGTATTGCTACAATGGTTTTATCTATGTTGTTTGCACTGGCTTTTACAAAGGATATTCGATTTAAAAAGTTTTTTAGAACTATAGTTTACCTTCCAAATGTAATTGCAGCGATTGCAGTAGGTTATATGTGGTTGCTTTACGTATACAATAGCAGATTTGGACTTCTTACAACTATGTTTGCAAGACTTGGATTAAAAGCTTTAGCAGATTATCAATGGCTAAATTCAGAACATATGTTTTTCTCAATGTGTATTGCAAATGTGTTCGGTAATGTAGGGTACTTTATGATGATGTTCATAGCAGGAATTGAAAAGATACCGAAAGATTATTTTGAAGCGGCATCATTAGAGGGAATCACAGGATTTCAACGCTTTAGACATATTATTTTTCCTTTGACAAAAGGTGTTTTAAGGACTGCAATAGTATTGTGGACAACAAGAACTATGGGATTTTTTGCCTTATCACAAGTTTTCTCAGGTGTAAATACATATACACCTATGTTATTTACATACCAGACTTTGTTTGGAACGGAAGTAGCTTCAGAGTCAGTAAATGCAGGAATGGCCGCCGCTGCGGCAGTGCTTATGACAGTTATTGTAGTTATTGTGTCAATGATTCTAAATCATGCAATTAAAGATGATAACTATGAGATATAG
- a CDS encoding metallophosphoesterase family protein: protein MHYSNVKFGIFTDLHLDIMHDGRIRLDTFIEQMKKEDVDFIIQLGDFCYPEDTSKCLCSEKNMPINLKNAMRVPADVPKIELLEKFNKFFKPHYHVLGNHEFDFCSKEQAMKLYGMDKRYYSFICKGWKFLVLDGNNFKTKTGELKDYYYGDYFDSEDLPYIDSEQMEWIEKELLESDIPIIIFSHQPLNEGPRGIKNADELSNLFIKANRSGKKVRLCINGHTHVDRLECDKGVYYYTLNSMSNHWIGTKFAKHRFSDEIEEAFPNLQYTFPYKSPLYAIVELNSKGAYIKGESGEFIKPSPLDMGCDEDLSASVQDREILW from the coding sequence ATGCATTATAGTAATGTGAAATTTGGGATTTTTACTGATTTACATCTTGATATTATGCATGATGGAAGAATACGACTGGATACATTCATAGAACAAATGAAGAAAGAGGATGTTGACTTTATCATTCAACTGGGAGATTTTTGTTACCCAGAGGATACAAGTAAATGCCTATGTTCAGAAAAGAATATGCCTATAAATCTTAAAAATGCGATGAGAGTACCGGCTGATGTACCGAAAATTGAACTCTTGGAGAAATTTAATAAATTTTTCAAACCACATTATCATGTACTTGGAAACCATGAGTTCGATTTTTGCTCAAAGGAACAGGCGATGAAGCTCTATGGAATGGATAAGAGATATTACTCTTTCATATGTAAAGGTTGGAAATTCTTAGTGCTTGACGGTAATAATTTTAAAACGAAGACCGGAGAACTTAAAGATTATTATTATGGGGATTATTTTGATTCTGAAGATTTACCATATATTGATTCGGAACAAATGGAATGGATTGAAAAAGAACTGTTGGAATCTGATATACCTATAATAATATTTTCACATCAACCTCTAAATGAAGGCCCCAGAGGTATAAAAAATGCTGATGAACTTTCAAATTTATTCATAAAGGCAAATAGAAGCGGTAAAAAGGTTAGACTTTGTATAAACGGACATACACATGTAGATAGATTGGAATGTGATAAAGGAGTGTATTACTATACTCTAAACAGTATGTCAAATCATTGGATTGGAACAAAGTTTGCAAAACATAGATTTTCAGATGAAATAGAAGAGGCTTTTCCAAATCTTCAGTATACATTTCCATATAAGAGCCCGTTGTATGCAATAGTAGAATTAAATAGCAAAGGGGCTTATATTAAAGGGGAATCGGGAGAGTTTATAAAGCCAAGTCCGTTGGATATGGGGTGTGATGAGGATTTGAGTGCATCTGTACAAGATAGAGAAATCTTATGGTGA
- a CDS encoding extracellular solute-binding protein, with amino-acid sequence MATIKDIAKVAKVSQATVSNVLNGKDNVSSDKIRRVMKAVEDMGYVINEKAQNLRKGTAKILAVVVPNLYDKTYIDFFSSFKDYAERKEYTVDLYITNDDDDYERKQIQKIKSRMTEGVAVFTSISDGSEAYYEAGFSNKDVIFISNKQPYSCKFIGYDDIEAGKEIAKKILQGNYEKVALLTGPLTYSGKMDFRNSFLESIGKSDKISEVYERVTTEQCKYQNVVRVFTHMQPDAVVTDSISLAQTVKSVYQNFYRNKPVDIVSLSPVYTIPERDIIRYEIDYRKMGIDAASYLINRNWENRNELIIESKGFSDWPKINSRNEENVLNILSIASPTTRALKTVVNLYEFNTGIKIRITESDYESMYKLVKNRGAELPYDIVRMDKDWFPVLAKSVFEPLTNIESNIGNSLDGFLPNALKNYSYLDGDIYALPGTPSIQLLFYRKDLFEDTRLKRLYYEMYKKSLEVPKTFEEYNRIAYFFTNEFNNESPIKYGCSFTSGEPGTVGVEFLMRYFSHSKRLFDENGNILLNTEAARDALRETKDSWNYSSKIEHNWWTDSAQEFAEGDTAMGIYMINHVSGFVGPDSKIRGKIGWSIVPGDNPMLGGSVLGISKYSKNKDIALDFLKWISRDDIGTATVLLGGMSAKKSAYDDTEVNDAYPWLDYAKKCFENVQTNSYPIVDGDNIGLKELQNLLGVAIKKGIMENLDIDEILEAAMTDYKNLKKKKL; translated from the coding sequence ATGGCAACTATAAAAGATATAGCCAAGGTGGCAAAAGTATCGCAGGCAACCGTTTCAAATGTTTTAAACGGGAAAGATAATGTAAGCAGTGATAAAATACGTAGAGTAATGAAAGCAGTTGAGGATATGGGCTATGTTATAAATGAAAAGGCTCAAAACCTCAGAAAGGGTACTGCAAAGATTTTAGCAGTTGTAGTTCCAAATTTATATGATAAAACATACATAGATTTTTTTTCCAGTTTTAAAGATTATGCGGAAAGAAAAGAATATACAGTAGATTTATACATTACAAATGACGATGATGATTATGAGAGGAAGCAGATTCAGAAAATAAAATCCAGAATGACGGAGGGAGTAGCTGTTTTTACATCCATATCAGATGGAAGTGAGGCTTACTATGAAGCAGGATTTTCAAATAAAGATGTTATTTTTATATCTAATAAACAGCCATATAGTTGTAAGTTTATCGGATATGATGATATAGAGGCCGGAAAAGAGATTGCAAAAAAAATATTGCAAGGTAATTATGAAAAAGTTGCTCTTTTAACAGGACCTCTTACATATTCAGGGAAAATGGACTTTCGTAATTCATTTTTAGAAAGTATTGGAAAATCAGATAAAATATCAGAAGTATATGAGAGAGTTACTACTGAGCAGTGCAAATATCAGAATGTAGTGAGAGTTTTTACTCATATGCAACCTGATGCAGTCGTTACCGACAGTATATCATTGGCTCAAACGGTAAAAAGTGTATATCAAAACTTCTATAGAAATAAGCCGGTAGATATCGTTTCACTTTCTCCTGTATATACTATTCCTGAAAGAGATATTATTAGGTATGAAATAGACTATAGAAAAATGGGTATAGATGCCGCTTCATATCTAATAAACCGTAACTGGGAAAATAGAAATGAACTGATTATAGAATCAAAAGGGTTTTCAGATTGGCCAAAAATAAATTCAAGAAATGAAGAAAATGTATTGAATATTTTATCTATTGCAAGCCCTACTACACGAGCACTTAAGACAGTGGTAAATTTGTATGAATTTAATACCGGAATAAAGATACGAATAACAGAATCAGACTATGAAAGTATGTATAAACTGGTAAAAAACCGGGGGGCGGAACTTCCATATGATATAGTTCGTATGGATAAAGATTGGTTTCCGGTTTTAGCTAAATCAGTATTTGAGCCACTTACAAATATAGAATCCAATATCGGTAACAGCTTAGACGGTTTTTTGCCTAATGCACTAAAAAATTATTCTTATCTTGATGGTGATATTTATGCATTACCGGGAACACCAAGTATTCAATTACTGTTTTATAGAAAAGATTTGTTCGAGGATACAAGATTAAAAAGATTATACTATGAGATGTACAAGAAATCATTAGAGGTTCCAAAGACCTTTGAAGAGTATAATCGTATTGCATATTTTTTTACAAATGAATTTAACAATGAATCTCCGATTAAGTATGGTTGCAGCTTTACATCAGGAGAGCCCGGAACTGTCGGTGTTGAATTTTTGATGAGATATTTTAGTCATTCAAAAAGATTATTTGATGAAAATGGAAATATTCTTTTAAATACTGAGGCAGCAAGAGATGCATTAAGAGAAACGAAAGACTCTTGGAATTATTCCTCAAAAATAGAGCACAATTGGTGGACAGATTCAGCTCAGGAGTTTGCGGAAGGTGATACGGCAATGGGTATTTATATGATAAATCATGTTAGTGGATTTGTCGGACCGGACTCAAAGATCAGAGGGAAAATAGGGTGGTCTATTGTACCCGGAGATAATCCTATGCTTGGTGGTAGTGTTCTTGGTATTTCTAAATATTCAAAAAATAAGGATATTGCTTTAGACTTTTTGAAATGGATTAGTCGAGATGATATAGGTACAGCTACTGTATTACTTGGCGGTATGTCTGCAAAAAAATCGGCATATGATGACACTGAGGTAAATGATGCTTACCCATGGCTTGATTATGCGAAAAAATGTTTTGAAAATGTTCAGACCAACTCCTATCCGATAGTAGATGGAGATAATATTGGATTAAAAGAGTTGCAGAATTTACTAGGTGTGGCAATAAAAAAAGGTATAATGGAGAATTTAGATATTGATGAAATACTTGAAGCTGCTATGACCGATTATAAAAATTTAAAAAAGAAAAAACTTTGA